In Larimichthys crocea isolate SSNF chromosome VI, L_crocea_2.0, whole genome shotgun sequence, one genomic interval encodes:
- the LOC104931364 gene encoding myosin heavy chain, fast skeletal muscle, with the protein MSDPEMECFGPAAVFLRKPERERIEAQNTPFDAKTAYFVTEPAEMYLKGKLVKREGGKATVETVTGKSLTVKEDEIFPMNPPKFDKIEDMAMMTHLSEPSVLYNLKERYAAWMIYTYSGLFCVTVNPYKWLPVYDSVVVSGYRGKKRIEAPPHIFSISDNAYQFMLQDRENQSILITGESGAGKTVNTKRVIQYFATIAVAGGKKAEQVSSKMQGSLEDQIIAANPLLEAYGNAKTVRNDNSSRFGKFIRIHFGTTGKLASADIETYLLEKSRVTFQLSAERSYHIFYQLMTGHKPELIEALLITTNPYDYHMISQGEITVKSINDIEEFIATDTAIDILGFTAEEKASMYKLTGAVMHHGNMKFKQKQREEQAEPDGTEVADKIAYLMGLNSADLLKALCYPRVKVGNEFVTKGQTVPQVNNSVMALCKSVYEKMFLWMVVRINEMLDTKQPRSFFIGVLDIAGFEIFDFNSLEQLCINFTNEKLQQFFNHHMFVLEQEEYKKEGIEWEFIDFGMDLAACIELIEKPMGIFSILEEECMFPKATDVTFKNKLYDQHIGKSAPFQKPKPAKGKAEAHFSLVHYAGTVDYNVNGWLDKNKDPLNDSVVQLYQKSAAKLLAHLYASHASTEGEGGGGKKAGKKKGGSFQTVSALFRENLGKLMTNLRSTHPHFVRCLIPNESKTPGLMENFLVIHQLRCNGVLEGIRICRKGFPSRILYGDFKQRYKVLNASVIPEGQFIDNKKASEKLLSSIDVDQTQYKFGHTKVFFKAGLLGTLEEMRDEKLAILITMTQAVCRGFLMRREFVKMMERREAIYSIQYNIRSFMNVKTWPWMKLYFKIKPLLKSAETEKEMAQMKENFEKMKEDLAKALAKKKELEEKMVSLLQEKNDLLLQVQSEGENLSDAEERCEGLIKAKIQLEAKVKETSERLEDEEEINAELTAKKRKLEDECSELKKDIDDLELTLAKVEKEKHATENKVKNLVEEMASQDDTIAKLTKEKKALQEAHQQTLDDLQAEEDKVNTLTKAKAKLEQQVDDLEGSLEQEKKLRMDLERAKRKLEGDLKLAQESIMDLENDKQQSEEKIKKKDFETSQLLGKIEDEQILSAQLQKKIKELQARIEELEEEIEAERAARAKVEKQRSDLSRELEEISERLEEAGGATSVQIEMNKKREAEFQKLRRDLEESTLQHEATAAALRKKQADSVAELGEQIDNLQRVKQKLEKEKSEYKMEIDDLSSNMEAIAKSKGNLEKMCRSIEDQLSELKAKNDEHVRQLNDMNVQRSRLMTENGEFGHQLEEKESLVSQLTRGKQAFIHQIEELKRHLEEEVKAKNALAHAVQSSRHDCDLLREQYEEEQEAKCELQRAMSKANSEVAQWRAKYETDAIQRTEELEEAKKKLAQRLQEAEESIEAVNAKCASLEKTKQRLQGEVEDLMIDVERANALASVLDKKQRNFDKVLAEWKQKYEESQAELEGSQKEARSLSTEMFKLKNSYEETLDHLETLKRENKNLQQEISDLTEQIGESGKTIHELEKVKKTIESEKCELQTSLEEAEATLEHEESKILRIQLELTQVKSEIDRKIAEKDEEIEQIKRNSQRVIESMQSTLDAEIRSRNDALRIKKKMEGDLNEMEIQLSHANRQAVEAQKQLRNVQGQLKDAQLHLDEAIRGQEEMKEQVAMVERRNNLMLAEIEELRVALEQTERARKVAEQELVDASERVGLLHSQNTSLINTKKKLEADLVQIQGEVEDAVQEARNAEEKAKKAITDAAMMAEELKKEQDTSSHLERMKKNLEVTVKDLQHRLDEAENLAMKGGKKQLQKLEARVRELESEFDAEQRRGAEAIKGVRKYERRVKELTYQTEEDKKNITRLQDLVDKLQMKMKSYKRQAEEAEEQANSHLTRYRKVQHEMEEAQERADIAESQVNKLRAKSREIVKVKTSEE; encoded by the exons ATGTCGGACCCTGAGATGGAGTGTTTTGGCCCGGCGGCCGTTTTCCTCCGGAagccagaaagagagaggattGAAGCTCAGAACACTCCCTTCGATGCTAAAACAGCGTACTTTGTGACTGAGCCCGCAGAGATGTACCTCAAGGGGAAACTTGTGAAGAGAGAGGGTGGCAAAGCCACCGTGGAGACTGTCACTGGAAAG TCTCTCACTGTAAAAGAGGATGAAATCTTCCCCATGAACCCTCCAAAGTTCGATAAGATTGAGGACATGGCCATGATGACCCACCTCAGTGAACCCTCTGTGCTGTATAACCTCAAAGAGCGCTATGCAGCATGGATGATCTAT ACCTACTCTGGGCTGTTCTGCGTCACTGTGAACCCCTACAAGTGGCTCCCAGTGTATGATAGTGTAGTTGTATCAGGATACAGAGGCAAGAAGAGGATTGAGGCTCCACCCCAcatcttctccatctctgaTAATGCCTATCAGTTCATGCTCCAAG ATAGAGAAAACCAGTCAATCCTGATCAC TGGAGAATCTGGTGCAGGGAAGACTGTCAACACCAAGCGTGTCATCCAGTACTTTGCGACAATCGCAGTGGCTGGAGGAAAGAAGGCAGAGCAGGTTTCTAGCAAGATGCAG GGGTCACTGGAAGATCAAATCATTGCAGCAAACCCCCTGTTGGAGGCTTATGGTAATGCCAAAACTGTGAGGAATGACAACTCATCCCGCTTT GGTAAATTCATCAGAATTCACTTTGGGACAACTGGAAAGCTGGCTTCAGCTGATATTGAAACAt ATCTGCTGGAGAAGTCTCGTGTGACGTTCCAGCTGTCTGCTGAGAGGAGCTACCACATCTTCTACCAGCTCATGACAGGCCACAAGCCTGAACTGATAG aggCTCTGCTGATCACCACAAATCCATATGACTATCACATGATCAGCCAAGGGGAGATCACTGTCAAGAGTATCAATGACATTGAAGAATTCATTGCTACTGAT actgcCATTGACATCCTGGGCTTCACTGCAGAAGAGAAGGCAAGCATGTACAAGCTGACTGGAGCTGTGATGCATCACGGAAACATGAAGTTTAAGCAGAAGCAGCGCGAAGAGCAGGCCGAGCCCGACGGCACTGAGG TGGCTGATAAAATTGCATACCTCATGGGTCTGAACTCTGCTGATCTGCTGAAAGCACTATGCTACCCCAGAGTGAAGGTTGGGAACGAGTTTGTGACCAAAGGTCAAACTGTCCCTCAG GTCAACAATTCCGTTATGGCTCTCTGCAAGTCTGTCTATGAGAAAATGTTCTTGTGGATGGTCGTCAGAATTAATGAGATGCTGGATACAAAGCAGCCCAGAAGCTTTTTCATCGGTGTCCTTGATATTGCTGGGTTTGAAATTTTTGAT TTCAACAGCTTGGAGCAGCTGTGCATCAACTTCACCAATGAAAAACTGCAACAGTTTTTCAACCACCACATGTTTGTCCTGGAGCAAGAAGAGTACAAGAAAGAGGGAATTGAGTGGGAGTTCATTGACTTCGGTATGGACTTGGCTGCCTGCATTGAGCTGATTGAGAAG CCAATGGGCATCTTCTCCATCCTTGAAGAGGAGTGCATGTTCCCCAAGGCTACAGACGTCACCTTCAAGAACAAACTATATGACCAGCATATTGGTAAAAGTGCCCCCTTCCAGAAACCCAAACCTGCCAAAGGCAAAGCTGAGGCTCATTTCTCCCTTGTGCACTATGCTGGCACTGTTGATTACAATGTCAATGGCTGGCTGGACAAGAACAAGGACCCCCTGAACGACTCAGTGGTTCAGCTCTACCAGAAGTCTGCAGCTAAACTCCTGGCTCACCTCTATGCATCACATGCCTCAACAGAAG GTGAGGGTGGTGGTGGCAAAAAAGCTGGCAAGAAGAAGGGTGGGTCATTTCAGACCGTATCTGCTCTGTTCAGG GAGAATTTGGGCAAGTTGATGACCAACTTAAGGAGCACTCACCCTCATTTTGTGCGTTGTCTAATTCCCAATGAATCAAAGACTCCTG GTCTCATGGAGAACTTCCTGGTCATCCACCAGCTGAGGTGTAACGGTGTGCTGGAAGGTATCAGGATCTGCAGGAAAGGTTTCCCCAGCAGAATCCTCTACGGTGACTTCAAGCAGAG ATACAAAGTATTGAATGCCAGTGTCATTCCTGAGGGACAATTCATTGACAACAAAAAGGCCTCAGAGAAACTCTTGAGCTCTATTGATGTCGACCAGACTCAGTACAAATTTGGACACACAAAG GTGTTCTTCAAAGCCGGTCTGCTGGGTACTctggaggagatgagagatgaaaaaCTTGCTATCCTGATCACAATGACTCAGGCTGTCTGCAGAGGTTTCCTCATGAGACGTGAATTTGTCAAGATGATGGAGAGGAG GGAGGCCATTTACTCCATTCAGTACAACATCCGCTCATTCATGAATGTCAAAACCTGGCCATGGATGAAGCTGTACTTCAAAATTAAGCCTCTGCTGAAGAGTGCAGAGACTGAAAAGGAGATGGCTCAAATGAAAGAGAACTTtgagaagatgaaggaggacCTAGCAAAGGCTCTGGCTAAGAAGAAGGAACTGGAGGAGAAGATGgtttctctgctgcaggagaAGAATGACCTGTTGTTGCAAGTGCAGTCT GAAGGTGAAAACCTCAGTGATGCAGAGGAAAGGTGTGAGGGGCTCATTAAAGCAAAAATCCAGCTTGAGGCCAAAGTCAAAGAGACGTCTGAGAGactggaggacgaggaggaaattaatgctgagctgaccgcaaagaagagaaagctgGAGGACGAGTGCTCCGAGTTGAAGAAGGACATTGATGACTTGGAGCTCACTCTGGCCAAAGTGGAAAAGGAGAAGCATGCCACTGAGAACAAG GTTAAAAACCTGGTTGAGGAAATGGCTTCTCAAGATGATACGATTGCCAAGTTGACCAAAGAGAAGAAAGCCCTCCAAGAGGCCCATCAGCAGACCCTCGATGATCTGCAggcagaggaagacaaagtCAACACTCTGACAAAGGCCAAGGCCAAGCTGGAGCAACAAGTGGATGAT CTTGAAGGTTCCTTGGAGCAAGAGAAGAAGCTCCGTATGGATCTTGAACGTGCTAAAAGGAAGCTTGAAGGAGATCTGAAACTGGCCCAGGAATCCATAATGGATCTGGAGAATGACAAGCAGCAGTctgaggagaaaataaagaa GAAGGACTTTGAAACAAGCCAGCTTCTTGGTAAGATTGAGGATGAGCAAATACTTTCTGCTCAGCTTCAGAAAAAGATCAAAGAACTTCAG GCTCGAattgaggagctggaggaagagaTTGAGGCTGAGCGAGCTGCTCGGGCCAAGGTGGAGAAGCAGAGGTCTGATCTCTCCAGGGAACTTGAGGAGATCAGCGAGAGGCTCGAAGAAGCCGGCGGAGCAACATCTGTTCAGATTGAGATGAACAAGAAGCGTGAGGCCGAGTTTCAGAAGCTGCGTCGTGATCTCGAAGAGTCCACCCTGCAGCATGAAGCCACCGCTGCAGCTCTTCGCAAGAAGCAGGCCGACAGTGTGGCAGAGCTGGGAGAACAAATCGATAACCTCCAGAGAGTCAAACAGaagctggagaaagagaaaagcgaGTACAAGATGGAGATCGATGACCTCTCCAGCAATATGGAGGCTATTGCCAAATCAAAG GGTAACCTGGAGAAAATGTGCCGCTCTATTGAGGATCAACTAAGCGAATTAAAGGCCAAGAATGACGAACATGTGCGTCAGTTAAATGATATGAATGTTCAGAGATCAAGACTGATGACTGAAAATG GAGAATTTGGTCATCAGTTGGAAGAAAAGGAGTCTCTTGTTTCACAGCTTACGAGGGGAAAACAGGCTTTTATTCACCAAATTGAGGAGCTAAAAAGGCACCTTGAGGAAGAAGTTAAG GCCAAGAACGCCCTGGCTCATGCCGTTCAGTCATCCCGCCATGACTGCGACCTGCTCAGAGAGCAgtatgaggaggagcaggaggccaAGTGTGAGCTGCAGCGTGCCATGTCCAAGGCCAACAGCGAGGTGGCTCAGTGGAGAGCCAAATACGAGACTGATGCCATTCAGCGCAccgaggagctggaggaggcaaA GAAAAAGCTTGCCCAGCGTCTTCAGGAAGCAGAGGAATCCATCGAGGCTGTGAATGCAAAATGTGCCTCTCTGGAAAAGACCAAGCAGAGACTGCAGGGTGAAGTGGAAGACCTCATGATCGATGTGGAGAGAGCCAATGCTCTGGCTTCTGTCCTCGACAAGAAGCAAAGGAACTTTGATAAG GTTCTTGCAGAATGGAAGCAGAAGTATGAGGAGAGCcaggcagagctggagggaTCTCAGAAGGAGGCTCGTTCTCTCAGCACTGAGATGTTCAAGCTGAAAAATTCATATGAAGAAACTCTGGACCACCTGGAGACCCTGAAGAGGGAGAACAAGAACCTGCAGC aggaGATCTCTGATCTAACTGAGCAAATTGGTGAGAGTGGAAAAACCATTCATGAACTGGAGAAAGTAAAAAAGACTATTGAGTCAGAGAAGTGTGAACTCCAGACTTCACTTGAAGAGGCAGAG GCTACCCTGGAGCACGAGGAATCCAAGATTCTCCGCATTCAGCTGGAGCTCACCCAAGTCAAGAGTGAAATTGACAGGAAAATTGCAGAGAAGGACGAGGAGATTGAGCAGATCAAGAGGAACAGCCAGAGAGTTATTGAGTCCATGCAGAGCACTTTGGATGCTGAGATCAGGAGCAGAAACGATGCCCTGAGAATcaagaaaaagatggagggagaccTCAATGAGATGGAGATTCAGCTGAGCCACGCCAACAGGCAGGCAGTTGAAGCCCAGAAACAGCTGAGGAACGTCCAGGGACAGCTTAAG gaTGCTCAACTGCACCTTGATGAAGCTATTAGAGGTCAGGAAGAAATGAAGGAGCAGGTTGCCATGGTGGAGCGCAGGAACAACCTGATGCTGGCTGAGATCGAGGAGCTGAGAGTTGCTctggagcagacagagagagctcgCAAAGTGGCTGAACAGGAGCTGGTTGATGCCAGCGAGCGTGTGGGACTACTGCACTCTCAG AATACCAGCCTCATCAACACCAAGAAGAAGTTGGAAGCTGACCTTGTTCAGATCCAAGGTGAAGTGGAAGATGCTGTGCAGGAAGCAAGAAACGCTGAAGAAAAGGCCAAGAAGGCCATCACTGAT GCTGCCATGATGGCAGAAGAGCTGAAGAAGGAGCAGGACACCAGCTCTCATttggagaggatgaagaagaacctGGAGGTGACGGTGAAGGACCTGCAGCACCGCCTTGATGAAGCTGAGAATCTGGCCATGAAGGGTGGCAAGAAGCAGCTCCAGAAACTGGAGGCTAGG GTTCGAGAATTGGAGTCTGAATTTGATGCTGAACAGAGACGTGGAGCTGAGGCTATCAAGGGAGTGCGAAAATACGAGAGAAGAGTAAAGGAGCTAACCTATCAG actgaagaggacaagAAGAATATTACCAGACTTCAGGATCTGGTGGACAAGctgcagatgaaaatgaaatccTACAAGCGTCAGGCTGAGGAGGCT GAGGAGCAGGCCAACAGTCACCTGACCAGGTACAGGAAGGTGCAGCATGAAATGGAGGAGGCGCAGGAGAGAGCTGACATCGCTGAGTCTCAGGTCAACAAGCTGAGAGCAAAGAGTCGTGAAATTGTCAAG gtCAAGACCTCAGAAGAGTGA
- the p4htmb gene encoding transmembrane prolyl 4-hydroxylase: MTDNQETPDAEDTAPSGSATLPPLRPPCERLSCHKSSVCSRSYFVVVMVFFHVYIINVIALLFYVHYSSGQEDANRSRDTPSSNHQRPESGRPPSKPEFLRDVSLTRIEGIRVGHVQKVSLVPGKVHEMRTLSLKPLLFEIPNFLSEDECRVVMQLAQLKGLMESQLMVQDGQEELAKELNLSPEEIFNLLDINQDGQLQLHEILTHSRVRDGIWLTPENLREIYAGLKADKDDDGLLSLEEFRLLSNDAFQRFLMQQGVKRSQLVRNSRHTWLYQGKGAHQVLQDIKTRVTRLTRLPPTLVDLSEPLQVVRYEEGGHYHAHHDSGPVYPETACTHTRLAANISTPFETSCRYITVLFYLNSVEGGGETAFPVADNRTYDEVSLIQNDVDLLDTRRNCKKSNLRVKPTKGTAVFWYNYLSDGRGWVGEQDEYALHGGCMVTQGTKWVANKWINIDPDYQRQARYQQLVSQQPEDEDDEGLTLNPDIQSSDIHQDL; encoded by the exons ATGACAGACAACCAGGAAACCCCCGATGCTGAGGACACGGCTCCGTCTGGGAGCGCGACCTTGCCGCCGCTCCGGCCGCCCTGCGAGCGCCTCTCCTGCCATAAGAGCAGCGTGTGCTCCCGCTCCTACTTCGTGGTAGTCATGGTATTTTTTCACGTatacatcattaatgttattgcACTGCTATTTTACGTGCACTACAGCAGCGGACAGGAAGATGCCAACCGGAGTCGTGATACTCCCAGCAGTAATCACCAGCGCCCCGAGTCGGGACGTCCGCCATCTAAGCCTGAGTTCCTGCGTGATGTTTCCTTAACAAGAATCGAGGGAATACGG GTGGGACATGTCCAGAAGGTGTCACTGGTGCCAGGCAAAGTGCATGAAATGCGCACTCTGAGTCTGAAACCTTTGCTGTTTG agaTCCCTAACTTTTTGTCAGAGGATGAGTGCCGTGTTGTGATGCAACTTGCACAGCTCAAGGGTCTGATGGAGAGCCAGCTGATGGTGCAAGATGGACAGGAGGAGCTGGCCAAGGAGCTCAACCTCAGCCCAGAGGAGATCTTCAACCTTCTTGATATCAACCAGGATGGACAGTTGCAGCTCCATGAG ATACTGACTCATTCTCGAGTGAGGGACGGCATCTGGCTCACACCGGAGAATCTGCGAGAAATCTATGCTGGGCTGAAAGCTGACAAGGATGATGATG GTTTGCTGAGTCTGGAGGAGTTCAGGCTTCTGAGCAATGATGCCTTCCAGCGCTTCCTGATGCAGCAAGGGGTAAAGAGGAGTCAGCTGGTGAGAAACAGCAGGCACACATGGCTCTACCAGGGCAAAGGAGCACACCAGGTCCTCCAAGACATCAAGACGAG GGTGACTCGCCTCACTCGGCTTCCACCCACATTAGTGGACCTCAGTGAGCCTCTCCAGGTGGTTCGCTATGAGGAAGGAGGACACTACCACGCCCACCATGACAGCGGCCCTGTGTATCCTGAaacagcctgcacacacacgcgGCTTGCAGCCAACATCTCCACTCCTTTTGAGACATCTTGCAG GTACATCACAGTTCTCTTCTACCTGAACTCTGTTGAGGGGGGTGGGGAGACCGCATTCCCTGTGGCAGACAACAGGACCTATGATGAAGTG TCTCTCATACAGAATGACGTCGACCTTTTGGACACCAGAAGGAATTGTAAGAAGAGTAACCTGAGGGTCAAGCCTACCAAAGGGACAGCTGTTTTCTGGTACAACTACCTTTCCGATGGAAGAG GTTGGGTGGGAGAGCAAGATGAATACGCTCTGCATGGAGGCTGCATGGTCACCCAAGGCACTAAGTGGGTCGCCAATAAATGGATCAACATTGATCCAGATTACCAGCGGCAGGCGCGCTACCAACAGCTGGTTTCACAGCAGCCAGAGGACGAAGATGACGAAGGTCTGACTCTGAACCCGGACATACAGAGTTCTGATATCCATCAAGACTTGTAG
- the LOC109139301 gene encoding solute carrier family 26 member 6-like — MDRDATDKEEQGWTERENGTVFVIPTTPQTPDGHCRWEYLKGGGDPDSTSLGWMSDMQDGDTTTLGSSSEDTLSHDLERVSLGSLGKWTWDIHSIIIDLSTANFIDTVAIKTMKNIFQDFSEIDVDIYMAGCQASVVEQLELGDFFSESITKRRLFASVHDAVLYCLDHRGATSFPRYERSVVSLCS, encoded by the exons ATGGATAGGGATGCTACAGACAAGGAGGAGCAGGGctggacagagagggagaacgGTACAGTGTTTGTCATCCCAACCACCCCTCAAACACCAGATGGCCACTGCAGATGGGAATAcctgaaaggaggaggagatccaGACTCCACCAGTTTGGGTTGGATGTCTGACATGCAGGACGGGGACACCACCACTCTGGGCTCCAGCAGTGAGGACACGCTGAGTCACGACCTAGAGCGGGTCTCTCTCGGTTCACTGGGAAAATGGACCTGGGACATTCACTCCATCATTATCGACCTCTCTACAGCTAACTTCATTGACACGGTGGCCATCaagacaatgaaaaat ATTTTCCAGGACTTCAGTGAGATTGATGTAGATATCTACATGGCTGGTTGTCAAG CCTCTGTGGTGGAACAATTAGAGCTCGGCGACTTCTTCTCTGAGTCAATAACAAAGAGACGACTTTTTGCCTCCGTTCACGATGCTGTGCTCTACTGTCTGGACCATCGTGGAGCCACATCATTCCCAAGATACGAACGTTCGGTGGTGAGTCTATGCAGCTGA
- the slc26a6l1 gene encoding solute carrier family 26 member 6, like 1: protein MDSRRRFGKYKVEREVLDEQRLKEVTKRKSYSETHPSLTERLKASLRCTVPKLKKSVVSSLPVLYWLPKYSVWDYGMPDLISGISVGIMHLPQGMAYALLASLPPVFGLYTSLYPALIYIFFGTSRHNSIGTFTVLSIMVGSVTERLAPDMDFLKINGTNVTTEVDIIARDSYRVQVAAATTVLGGLIQVVLGMVKFGFVGTYLSEPLVRAYTTAAAVHAVVAQLKYIFGVSPTRTSGPLSLVYTLKNVCSLLPDTHLPTLVVSAVSMVFLIAAKELSSFLSPKLPVPIPVELITIVAGTFISSYSHLNSNYTISVVGEIPSGLSSPSVPDVSLFGEVIGDAFALAIVGYAISISLGKTFALKHGYKVDSNQELVALGLSNTVGGFFQCYSVCASMSRSLIQETTGGKTQMAGVASALIVLVTILKLGPLFQELPKAILASIVFVNLKGMFKQYSDIVTLWKSSKIDLVVWLVTWVSTLLFNLDLGLAASISFALLTVIFRTQLPTYSVLGNVPGTELYVDIETHREAREIPGVTIFRSSATVYFANADLYLEALKEKSGLDISKMIIYKRRQEAKQKRRERRAERRAKRQAKREVMWKCIT from the exons ATGGACTCTAGACGCAGATTTGGGAAATACAAAGTGGAGCGGGAAGTACTTGATGAGCAGAGACTGAAAGAGGTAACAAAGAGAAAATCATACTCTGAGACTCACCCCTCTTTAACCGAACGGCTTAAAGCCTCTTTAAG ATGTACGGTAcccaaactgaaaaaaagtgtAGTGAGCAGCTTGCCCGTGTTATACTGGCTGCCCAAGTACTCAGTATGGGACTATGGCATGCCAGACCTCATCTCCGGCATCAGTGTTGGAATAATGCACCTGCCACAAG GTATGGCATATGCATTATTGGCTTCCTTACCTCCTGTGTTTGGGCTCTACACATCTCTCTATCCAGCACTGATCTACATCTTTTTTGGAACATCGCGCCATAACTCCATTG GCACATTTACAGTGCTCAGCATCATGGTGGGTAGTGTGACAGAGAGACTTGCTCCAGACATGGATTTTCTCAAAATAAATGGGACCAACGTCACTACAGAGGTGGACATAATTGCCCGGGACTCATACAGAGTGCAGGTGGCGGCCGCTACTACAGTCTTAGGAGGACTTATTCAG GTTGTACTGGGTATGGTCAAGTTTGGATTTGTGGGAACGTACTTGTCTGAGCCTCTGGTGCGGGCTTacacaacagctgctgcagtccATGCTGTGGTGGCACAACTGAAGTATATCTTTGGAGTTTCACCAACACGAACAAGTGGTCCTTTGTCACTGGTGTAT ACTTTGAAGAATGTTTGCTCCTTGCTGCCAGACACCCATCTTCCCACACTGGTGGTCAGTGCTGTGTCCATGGTGTTTTTAATTGCAGCAAAGGAGCTCAGCTCTTTTCTCAGTCCAAAGCTGCCAGTGCCCATCCCAGTGGAGCTCATCACA ATTGTGGCAGGAACGTTCATATCATCCTATTCCCACTTGAACAGCAACTACACAATTTCAGTTGTCGGAGAAATTCCTAGTGG TCTAAGTTCTCCCAGTGTACCAGATGTGAGTCTCTTTGGAGAAGTTATTGGTGATGCTTTTGCATTGGCCATCGTTGGATATGCCATATCTATTTCACTTGGAAAAACATTTGCACTGAAACATGGATACAAGGTGGACAGTAACCAG GAGCTGGTGGCGCTGGGTCTCAGTAATACAGTGGGAGGCTTCTTTCAGTGCTACTCTGTCTGCGCCTCCATGTCTCGAAGTCTCATCCAAGAGACcactggaggaaaaacacag ATGGCTGGAGTGGCCTCAGCTCTAATTGTGTTGGTGACTATACTCAAACTTGGGCCTCTGTTCCAGGAGCTGCCAAAG GCTATCCTTGCATCGATTGTCTTTGTAAATCTGAAGGGCATGTTCAAGCAGTACTCTGACATTGTTACCCTGTGGAAAAGCAGCAAGATTGATCTG GTGGTGTGGTTGGTCACTTGGGTGTCAACACTGCTGTTCAATCTGGATCTGGGCCTCGCAGCATCAATCAGCTTTGCTCTGCTTACTGTTATCTTCAGAACTCAGCT GCCGACATACTCTGTTCTGGGAAATGTTCCAGGCACAGAACTGTATGTGGATATAGAGACCCACAGAGAG GCTAGAGAGATTCCAGGTGTTACTATATTTCGCTCCTCTGCTACAGTATATTTTGCCAATGCTGATCTCTACCTTGAAGCTCTGAaagaaaag AGTGGGCTTGACATCAGTAAAATGATCATCTATAAGAGGAGACAGGAGGCCAAACAGAAACGTAGAGAAAGGAGGGCTGAGAGACGAGCGAAAAGGCAAGCCAAGAGAGAGGTAATGTGGAAATGCATAACataa